A DNA window from Daucus carota subsp. sativus chromosome 3, DH1 v3.0, whole genome shotgun sequence contains the following coding sequences:
- the LOC135151661 gene encoding uncharacterized protein LOC135151661 — protein MASEATPTPQTKSFIGRGPNCIPKAPTNPDDRTMIHIRPFPHDNDFADPKIVKCISQLCLQNWPTPVIRWAETPLAHKDAVWAEFQKRYRWTNEQSSLIAKLFWQKCATRTKDKLSKDRSNAIRLAGDAHPGQGVEYMHEYNPWWCSADVWSQMCDQWRDPIWLKRRKTAAENRAAGVPDGEKAKGTYKGGSISQLAHLVARESASKGEPIHWLDVYVATRDGLPDAVKTADNYRLLMDERYPVGTPRPHIDQELWEKASIVKKNYVKGQGRRTRPSIYGSGSTQSSQFSTYPAGHHTPADCVRAICRDRELLLTLGGHLGAMDPEELARAVSAAAAAQEQEQQQHGDEGSQHDEHDARDDEAGGS, from the exons aTGGCTTCAGAAGCAACACCAACACCTCAGACAAAGAGCTTCATCGGTAGAGGGCCGAATTGTATCCCAAAGGCCCCAACGAACCCAGATGATCGGACTATGATTCACATTCGTCCTTTTCCACATGACAA TGATTTTGCAGATCCTAAAATCGTGAAGTGCATCTCTCAATTGTGCCTCCAAAATTGGCCTACCCCTGTGATTAGGTGGGCTGAAACACCTCTCGCCCACAAGGATGCAGTTTGGGCTGAATTTCAG AAACGCTATAGGTGGACCAATGAGCAGAGTTCGTTAATAGCTAAACTATTCTGGCAAAAGTGTGCTACTAGAACAAAAGACAAGCTTTCAAAAGATCGCTCAAATGCCATAAGACTTGCTGGGGATGCTCATCCAGGTCAAGGAGTTGAGTATATGCATGAGTATAATCCTTGGTGGTGCTCAGCTGATGTATGGTCTCAGATGTGTGACCAATGGAGAGATCCAATATGGTTGAAGAGACGAAAGACTGCTGCCGAAAATAGAGCTGCAGGTGTACCTGATGGCGAGAAGGCCAAAGGTACCTACAAGGGTGGCAGTATCTCCCAGTTGGCACATTTGGTTGCGCGG GAGTCTGCGTCTAAGGGTGAGCCTATCCACTGGTTAGATGTATATGTTGCCACTCGAGATGGCCTTCCTGATGCCGTTAAAACAGCG GATAATTATCGTCTCTTAATGGATGAGCGTTATCCCGTGGGCACTCCACGTCCACATATTGACCAGGAGTTGTGGGAGAAGGCATCTATTGTGAAGAAGAATTATGTTAAGGGTCAAGGACGAAGAACTCGCCCATCCATTTATGGCTCGGGGAGCACACAGTCTTCACAGTTTTCGACTTATCCAGCTGGTCATCATACACCCGCTGACTGTGTCAGAGCTATATGCAGGGATCGAGAGCTTCTTCTCACACTAGGAGGGCATCTAGGGGCAATGGATCCTGAGGAGTTAGCCCGTGCAGTGTccgcagcagcagcagcacAGGAGCAGGAGCAGCAGCAGCATGGTGATGAG GGATCACAACATGATGAGCATGATGCTCGAGATGATGAGGCCGGTGGATCTTAG